The Chloroflexota bacterium sequence TCCTGATCGCCCTGACTATTTGGGGAGAAGTGAGCTAATTATGAGCAAAATCACCCGCCGCGATTTCCTGAAAATCGTCAATAAAGTTCTGGCTGCCACCGGGTTGGCCGCCATCTTTGGCCCCATTGTGGCCTATTTCTACCCGCCCAAACTGGAAGAAGTGCCAGCCGAGCCGGTGTTGGTAGCAACCGAAGCCGAACTGCCTGTGGGTAAGGCCCAAACAGTATCCTTCGGACGTTACCCGGCCCTGGTCATCCACACGCCCGAAGGTTTACGCGCTTATTCTGCAGTTTGCACGCATTTCGCCTGCATCTGCAAATGGGATGAAGCCAAAAATCAAATCGTATGCCCTTGCCACGATGGTTTCTTCCGCCCCAAGGATGGCAGTGTCATCTCCGGCCCGCCGCCCGCGGGATTGAAAGTACTCCAGACCGAGATTAAAGATGGCAATATTTACGTCAGCGCGGGAGGTGAGGCATGACTGCGGTTACAGGTGAAAAGTTAAAAGTTGGAAGTTGGCCGGTTGCCGTGAAAGATTTCTTCGTGGATGC is a genomic window containing:
- a CDS encoding Rieske (2Fe-2S) protein, with amino-acid sequence MSKITRRDFLKIVNKVLAATGLAAIFGPIVAYFYPPKLEEVPAEPVLVATEAELPVGKAQTVSFGRYPALVIHTPEGLRAYSAVCTHFACICKWDEAKNQIVCPCHDGFFRPKDGSVISGPPPAGLKVLQTEIKDGNIYVSAGGEA